One segment of Methanolinea mesophila DNA contains the following:
- a CDS encoding FprA family A-type flavoprotein, with protein MAVREVVPGIAAVGAQDWDRKVFDALVPLPDGTSYNCYLVKGSEKTALIETVDPTKEYELIYNLVRAEVEGIDYVVANHAEQDHTGSLPMIMELFPRAKVLCTEKCRDLLVRLLEIDPDRVQVVGDKETISLGGKTLEFIVAPWVHWPETMLTYVREDRLLFTCDLFGAHYATSDLFAGDDPDLYPAAKRYYAEIMMPFRKSIAGHMEKLAGYDIAIVAPSHGPLYRPPDRIFDAYRDWISDDVKNEVVIPFVSMHGSTRKMVDFLTDALIRRGIRVKPLNLETTDNGALGMALVDAATVVIACPTVLFGPHPKAVTAAYLVNILRPKTRFMSIIGSYGWGGQAVETIEGLLTHVKPEIIEPVYIQGVPDVPAQKRLDDLAEAILGKHRAAGLVQ; from the coding sequence ATGGCCGTGCGCGAAGTCGTCCCCGGGATCGCGGCGGTGGGGGCGCAGGACTGGGACCGGAAGGTTTTCGATGCCCTGGTCCCCCTCCCCGACGGGACAAGTTATAACTGTTACCTGGTGAAGGGGAGCGAGAAGACGGCGTTGATCGAGACGGTCGACCCGACGAAAGAGTACGAGTTGATCTACAACCTGGTCAGGGCGGAGGTCGAAGGGATAGACTACGTAGTGGCCAACCACGCGGAGCAGGACCACACCGGGAGCCTCCCCATGATCATGGAACTCTTCCCCCGGGCAAAGGTTCTCTGCACGGAGAAATGCAGGGACCTCCTGGTCCGGCTCCTGGAGATCGACCCCGACCGGGTGCAGGTGGTGGGGGACAAGGAGACGATATCCCTCGGGGGGAAGACCCTCGAGTTCATCGTCGCGCCCTGGGTCCACTGGCCCGAGACCATGCTCACCTACGTCCGGGAAGACCGGCTCCTCTTCACCTGCGACCTCTTCGGCGCCCACTACGCGACGAGCGACCTCTTCGCGGGGGACGACCCGGACCTCTACCCGGCCGCCAAGCGCTACTACGCCGAGATCATGATGCCGTTTCGGAAGAGCATCGCCGGGCACATGGAGAAACTCGCCGGGTACGATATCGCCATCGTCGCGCCGAGCCACGGCCCGCTCTACCGGCCGCCGGACCGGATCTTCGACGCGTACCGGGACTGGATCTCGGACGACGTGAAGAACGAGGTGGTCATCCCCTTCGTGAGCATGCACGGGAGCACGCGCAAAATGGTGGATTTCCTCACCGACGCCCTGATCCGGCGGGGCATACGCGTAAAACCGCTCAACCTCGAAACGACGGACAACGGGGCGCTCGGCATGGCGCTGGTGGACGCGGCGACCGTGGTCATCGCCTGCCCGACCGTCCTCTTCGGTCCCCACCCCAAGGCGGTCACCGCCGCCTACCTGGTCAACATCCTCCGCCCGAAGACACGGTTCATGAGCATCATCGGCTCCTACGGGTGGGGCGGCCAGGCGGTGGAGACGATCGAGGGGCTCCTCACCCATGTCAAGCCCGAGATAATCGAGCCGGTGTACATCCAGGGGGTCCCCGACGTCCCGGCACAGAAACGGCTCGACGACCTTGCCGAGGCCATCCTCGGGAAGCACCGGGCCGCAGGGCTCGTGCAATAA
- a CDS encoding rubredoxin has translation MMKSYICTICGHVYNPLKGEPLEGVAPGTEFSALPDDWHCPVCNASKDKFIAG, from the coding sequence ATGATGAAATCGTATATCTGCACAATATGCGGGCACGTCTATAACCCGCTGAAGGGAGAACCCCTCGAAGGAGTCGCACCGGGAACTGAATTTTCGGCGCTCCCCGACGACTGGCACTGCCCGGTCTGCAACGCGAGCAAGGACAAGTTTATCGCCGGGTGA
- a CDS encoding ferredoxin domain-containing protein — translation MNVEQDATGYVLSLMALSARTAPKGKGMDSLAISGVRGNDLHRLAEAMREFGQEYDLGFFQRDAGNIEAADACLLIGARGNEPVGVNCQGCGHPSCQAMAEEYRSRDIAGMPFRGPNCVVKMADLGIAIGSAVKTASMLNMDNRVMYSAGVGGLRLGWLGESTVAYGIPLKGAGKNIFFDRG, via the coding sequence ATGAACGTGGAACAGGACGCAACGGGATACGTCCTCTCCCTGATGGCACTCTCCGCACGGACCGCACCGAAGGGAAAAGGCATGGACTCCCTGGCGATCTCGGGGGTCCGGGGAAACGACCTCCACCGGCTCGCGGAGGCGATGCGGGAGTTCGGACAGGAATACGACCTCGGCTTTTTCCAGCGCGATGCCGGGAACATCGAAGCGGCCGATGCCTGCCTCCTGATCGGGGCGAGGGGGAACGAGCCGGTCGGGGTGAACTGCCAGGGGTGCGGGCACCCCTCGTGCCAGGCGATGGCCGAGGAGTACCGGTCCCGCGATATCGCGGGGATGCCGTTCCGGGGCCCGAACTGCGTGGTGAAGATGGCCGACCTGGGGATTGCGATCGGGTCCGCGGTGAAGACCGCATCGATGCTCAACATGGACAACCGGGTGATGTACAGTGCGGGCGTAGGAGGGCTTCGCCTCGGATGGCTCGGGGAGTCCACGGTGGCATACGGAATACCGCTCAAGGGAGCGGGGAAGAACATCTTCTTCGATCGGGGCTGA
- a CDS encoding GHMP family kinase ATP-binding protein, with product MPVMMIRGGDLDLVEYEFSSFSPGEHINTLGLDRAYSLKTIDGTVTVRAPARIHLTVMDMNRFAPNRPGGGGVGFAIQLYCSVEVRCTPGGVEIDYNRAPIIRHFVEVFRKVTGYSGGFAIVARDHEHPHVGLGSTSTIMIALAKALNFAVGSPLSDEQLRKLVGNNYVEETAEGTIASGFETGVGPAASIHGGMAIMGDELTLIYHHPFARGKNVYIVIPPSDISSAGTREFDLLMNKARLLDYRDRELKAYLVLMDLIPALERDDLAAMGVVIGEIDFRGSKRAEVEHHSFRIYQYMSAMRDAGLEFVGMSSVGPSIAIITEKDRDEVARIVEPLGLRIGIATQIDNEGLSLTHHC from the coding sequence ATGCCGGTAATGATGATCCGCGGCGGCGACCTCGACCTCGTCGAGTACGAGTTCAGCTCGTTCTCGCCCGGGGAGCATATCAACACCCTGGGGCTCGACCGCGCCTACAGCCTGAAGACTATCGACGGGACGGTCACGGTGCGGGCGCCGGCCCGCATCCACCTCACGGTCATGGACATGAACCGGTTCGCCCCGAACCGGCCGGGCGGGGGAGGGGTCGGGTTCGCGATCCAGCTCTACTGCAGCGTCGAGGTGCGTTGTACCCCGGGAGGGGTGGAGATCGACTACAACCGGGCGCCGATCATCCGTCATTTCGTGGAGGTCTTCCGGAAAGTGACCGGGTATTCCGGCGGGTTCGCCATCGTCGCCAGGGACCACGAACACCCGCACGTCGGGCTCGGCTCGACGAGCACGATCATGATCGCACTCGCCAAGGCGCTCAACTTCGCGGTGGGGTCGCCCCTTTCCGACGAGCAGCTGCGGAAACTCGTGGGGAACAACTACGTGGAGGAGACCGCCGAAGGGACCATCGCGTCGGGGTTCGAGACCGGTGTCGGGCCCGCGGCGAGCATCCACGGGGGGATGGCGATCATGGGGGACGAGCTCACCCTGATCTACCACCACCCCTTCGCCCGGGGAAAGAACGTGTACATCGTCATCCCGCCGAGCGACATCTCCTCGGCAGGAACCCGTGAGTTCGACCTCCTCATGAACAAGGCCCGGCTCCTGGACTACCGCGACCGCGAACTGAAGGCCTACCTGGTCTTAATGGACCTCATCCCCGCCCTGGAGCGGGACGACCTCGCCGCGATGGGCGTGGTGATCGGGGAGATCGACTTCCGTGGTTCGAAACGGGCAGAGGTGGAGCACCACAGTTTCCGGATCTACCAGTACATGAGCGCCATGCGGGACGCGGGACTCGAGTTCGTGGGGATGAGTTCGGTCGGTCCTTCCATCGCGATCATCACGGAGAAGGACAGGGACGAGGTCGCCCGGATCGTCGAGCCCCTGGGACTCCGCATCGGGATCGCCACGCAGATCGACAACGAGGGTCTCAGCCTCACCCACCACTGCTAA